In Bacteriovorax sp. Seq25_V, the genomic window TTGTACTTGCCTGGATTGGTCAGTTTATTGGGCACAAGATCGAAGGTAAGAAACCTTCATTTTTTAAAGACCTCCAATTTCTATTAATTGGACCACTTTGGGTCTTTTCAGATGTCATAAGTTTCAACAAATAGTTCTCATCAATTCATGTAAAATTAGGTAAGATTTTAGATATATCTTTTCGAGGGAGTGAAAAGTTGAATCGTATTCTGATTTGCCTATTTTTAGTTATTTGGTCACAGTTGTCATTTTCACAAGGTGAGAGTGAGTTACTTCAAACATTAAGTACAATTAATTCTGAATTAAGTGATATTGAGCAGAACCTTTCGAAGTTAAAGGAGATTGATCAACAGGCCCTTGATATAAAAATTAAATTGAGTGATTACATTCTCTCTCTTGGAAAAGAGAATGAATCGGGGGCAATGAGTAAAGCTAAAATTGAGCTTGTAAAGTTTGAGGCTGATTTTAAACTTTGGGATAGTGAAGCTTCAAATATTTATGAAAGGGCACAGGAGCTATCTGTTTCAATTGCACAGATTGAAGATGTTGTTAATAAATCAAATTCAAAATCTGTTAAAAGAACTTATAAGAAGTATGTAAAGCAGAATAAATATCAGCTCGAAGTTGTTAAATCTCATCGTGAGTTTATTGAGCAATCAAAGAAAGATGTGGAGTCATGGAAGGCTGTTGTCCAAAATAAATTGAATAAGTCATTCAATACAGATCTTTTTAATTGGCAGGGACAAAGAACAATTGGAGAACTTAAGCGTCATCCAAGTGAGTTAATACAACAGACGACAGACTTTATCACACAATCATACTCTCTAAGATTTAAAGATTATACAGAAGAGAATATTAAGGATTTAGTTTTTTATTTATTCTTTTCATTGCTAATTACTTTTTTAATTTTAAAAGGTGGAGACTTTTTAAGAGAGTACTTCTTAAAAGAAGACCACTCGCACAGTGAAATCTCTCGTCTTCGTCCAATTTTAGAAATGCTTTTTGAGTCTAAGAAGACGCTTGCAAATAGTGTATTTTCTTTATTGTTCCTCTGGTCGATTAGTAGCACAAATGCAATAGCAATTAATTTCTTCTTCGGAGTTGCTTTCGCTGTAGGTTTTGTGATCGCCTGGAATACGCTTGGGAAGAAACTTTTAATTCTAATAAGTGAGCAAATTTTTGAAAATGATAATCGACCTAAGGTTTCAGTGCTTGTTGATCTGCAGGTTGTGGTGCTAATTATTATCAAAACACTGAAAGTAAGTTTAACTGCGGAAGATATTTATATTACATTAATTGAGTCAATTCTTACATTCTCAATTTCGGTAAGACTAGTTAAAAATATTTACGCCATGATTTCTGAAAAAGATCGTTCGGTTAAAACATTTACTTTTCTCTCTTTTATTAAATACTCAACCCTTTTATTTGCGGCACTTGTTCTTGTCGGATCATCATTGAGTCTTTTAGGCTTTCTCAATGGAGGAGTGGCGCTACTTGGGTTCACCCTTAGTAATGTCGGTTACATTACACTTGGAGCTTTTGCATACTATGTACTTAACACAAAGGTTGAATCGGCACTTGAGAAGAGAAGAACAAATTTAAGCCGTACAAATTTTTTAAAATTTTTAAAGTCATCAACACCAGCCGTTATCGTTGCAATTATCTTTGTCCTATTTTTTCAGTCGATTTATAGCACACTATTTGTTTTTGGCGATTTCTTTGGGGCCACAATCTTTAAAGTTGGGGAATATCGCTTCACTGTTGATATGCCGGTTAAGATTTTGTTTGCGGTTTACGTGATGAGATTTCTCTATCTCTTTGTCGTTTACGTAATAGAAAGCTTCTTACTATCAGTATTAAAAATAGAGCATAAGTATTTTCCAAATATTGTAACTGTAATTAGATACTCTTGTATCTTAATTTTTGTCTCTGTCCTAGCTTCGCTACTTGGAATGACTTATAAGAATATTGTTATCCTTGCTTCTGCGCTAGGGGTGGGGATCGGATTTGGTTTACAAAATATCGTTAATAACTTTGTCTCTGGGGTCATCTTGATTTTTGAACAACCTATCAGAGTTGGAGATGTTATTGAAGTGAATGAGCAGTTAGCACGTGTAAAGCATATTGGTATTAGAAGTGTTGTTGTTGAAACTCTTGATAACTCTTCTGTTATCATTCCCAACTCAGATATTCTTTCAAATAAATTAACTAACTGGACACTAACTAATAACATTGTTGCTCTAAAATGTAGTGTGGGAGTTGCTTACGGGTCGGATATTGATTTAGTGAGAAAAATACTTCTTCAGTGTGCATATGAAGAGATTGATGTCCTCAATGACCCCGAACCGAACGTTTGGTTTGAGGAATTTGCAGATTCTAGCTTAAACTTTGTTCTAAAGTGCTGGGTAAGTAAGCCTTTTGAGTCTAATCCAATAAGAAGTAGACTCTTAACACACATAGATGCTGCCTTTAGAGAACATAAGATCTCTATTCCATTTCCACAAAGAGATGTACATATTATTAAGGAGAATAGCTTCTCATGAATTTAACAAAAATTTATAGCTTAATTAAAGGACATCGTTTTGACTCTTATCTATCAATATTTGAAAGTGATAATCCAGGCGAGGAGTATTTAAATTTCCTCAATATCGATTTATACCACTTAAATTCACTAAATAAGAAAGTTACATTTCCAAGTAATAAGTTTAACTTCGAAAAAGCAAATGCTCCAGATCAGGATTTTAGAATTTATATTATGGATCACGATGCGAAGTTTGATTACTTCAGCTTTTTCGAATATAAATTTTCTCTTCACGACTTAACTCTTGATGATATTGGTACAGGTATTGGTCAGGCCAAGTATGAAGAGTACGATCACTATACTTTCTTGAGTTCATTTTGCCCTGCTCAGGAGAATGATTCATTTGGTGGTAAAGTTTCACTACTACTATTTAAGAATTTTGCATTTATTATGCTGCCGGCTTCTCTTCGAACAGACATTCCTGACCTCATTACCCTTATTGAAAGTGGAAAAGATGATATTATCGAAAATCCTGTGTTTTTTAATCTTGTCGTTCTCGATTTCTTTAGTCAGGGCTACTTTTCAAGACTTAATAACTTAACTGATCAAAACTCATTTATCGAAGAGGGTATATTTAGAAATAAAAATATCTTTGATGAAATTAGGGCCTTTAGAGAAGCTGTTGTTTTTTATAAGAACAAGGCCATGAGTCTTGCAAGACTAATGGATGTGATGAATCGTGAGATTGGAAAAGATAATACAGATGTTGAAAAAAGATTAAAATCTTTTAAGGATCACTTATCATATGCCGCTGAAGAGTATGGCGTTTTGAAAGGATCTTCAGCTGATATGCTAAATCTCTATTTAGCTTATAACTCAAAGAAAACTAATGATGTGATGAATCTTCTAACATTAGTAACCTCAATTTTTATTCCTCTAAGTTTTATTACTGGACTTTATGGAATGAACTTTGATCCGTCGGTATCACCATTTAATATGCCAGAACTAAAGTGGAAGTACGGTTACTTCTATGTGTTGGGCCTACTTATTTCGATAGCAATTTTAATGATAGCAATATTTATTTACCGTGGTTGGTTAACGGTTAAAAAAGAAGGAAATGAATGAAAATTTGTATTTTATCACAATCAGCAGCACTTGTTTCAACGAGGAGATTAATCGAAGAAGCTGAAGCTCGTGGTCATGAAGTAGAGGTGATTGACCCTCTTCGCTGCTACATGAATATTTCTTCACGTAAGCCTGAAGTGCATTACAAGGGAAGAATTTTGAATGAATTCGATGCTGTTATTCCTCGAATTGGAGCTAGTATCACATTTTATGGTGCTGCTGTTTTAAGACAATTTGAAATGGGAGGAACATATGTTCTAAACTCATCAGTTGCCCTACTTAAGTCTCGCGACAAGCTGAAGTCTCTTCAGCATATGTCAAAATATGATATTGGAATGCCTGTTAGTTGCTTCGCTCACTCGACACAAGCGACAGAGGATCTTATTGATTCTGTTGGAGGAGCTCCTTTAATTATCAAGGTTCTTGAGGGAACACAGGGGAAGGGGGTCGTTTTAGCTGAAAGTAAGAAAGCCGCTGAGTCAGTTATTGATATGCTTCGTGGACTTGATGTGCACTTCCTTGTACAGCAATATATTGCTGAATCCAAAGGTGCAGACGTAAGATGCTTTGTTATTAAGGATAAAGTTGTTGCCACTATGAAGAGGCAAGGTGTTGATGGAGAGTTTAGATCTAACCTTCATTGTGGTGGGGTTGCCGAGAAGACTAAGATATCCCCAGATGAAAGAGCTACGGCAATAAAGGCAGCTAAAGTGATGGGACTTAAAGTTGCTGGAGTTGATCTTATTAGATCAAATAACGGACCTCTTGTTCTGGAAGTGAATTCTAGTCCAGGCCTTGAGGGAATTGAAAAAACAACTGGCAAGAATGTTGCTGGATTAATTATTGAGCATATTGAAAAAGAAGTAGAGCTCAAGAAGGCTGCTGGTGAGAAGAAATAATTTGTTAAAAATAGTATTCCTTTTGTTTCTAGGTTTAAACGCTTTTGGAAAGTGCGAGAAGAAAGAAACGCTTAAAAACTATAATGAGTCCCTCTCTGTTTTAAATGAAAGAGAGGCGGATCTAAAAAGTATTTTGGCGGGGAATACAACAAATATTTCTTCAAGTTTATCAAATGTTTTTGGAGAGTCTGTTGATGAAAGTTCAATGGATACTTTGCTGAAGAAGCTTGAAGATCAACGAATTACAAAATCTATCGTTCCTGTTGAACTCTCTGGGCTTTACTCATGCCTCCTTGAGCTAAATTTAGATAAGGAAGAAAGGATTCTCTATCATTCTTTTGAGAGAATTCTGGATTTAAAGTTCTTACTTCTTACTAAGAATAAGGAACTTGGAAATGCGATTAAAGAGGGAATTATTACACAAGAATCCCTTCCTGAGCTTAAGCATCAACTGATTGAAGAGAATCTTGAGTCCCTAAAGCTAAAGAAAGAAATTGAAACGACTGTGGCAAAAGCAGAAAAAAATGTTCTCGCTGAAAAAAGTCGCGATGTAAAAGAACTTTTAGGTCTTAAGGGAAATCTTGCAAAGCTTAAAATTGAAATTATTAATAAAAGTATTGAGTATAATAATAACCTTGAAGGAAATATCAAGCGCTTTGAACAAACCTCAAAGCAGCTTTCAGTAATTTCTTCGAGTTTTTCAACAATGACTCTTGAAAGCAAAGAGAAGGCTTTTGAAGAAGTTGACGTGATTTGGTCTGACATTATTCGCAATAATTTCTTAAAAATTATTTCTGCTGAAAATGACTTTGATATTCCTTCGGTTGTGGCCCTACCAGCGAAGGTACTCGAAAATAGAAATAGTGATGTCGTTAGTGAGATTATTACTCTTCATGAACAACTAAAGGAATATCGTCTCAAAATTACAAAAGATGTTTCTGAAAAGAAGTCAAATGAGTTAAAAATTCAAAACTCACTTCTCATCCAAGTTAATGCCATAAGAAGTAAAATCTATAGTGAGCTAAGCGCTGGTTACGTACTAAGTAAATTTGTTACTCCCGCTTTTTGGTCAAGTCTTCGAAAAGAATTTGTCGCTTCACCATATCGAGTTGTTTCTTTTTTCTTTGAAAAATATTTATACGTAAGAGAGAAGGTTAATCTTGGGAGTCCTGGCATAAAAATACTTGTTACCGATATTATGACAATAGCATTTCTTATCGGCGTATTATTCTTTATTAACTTTTGTTTTCTACAAGTTTTTAAATTTTTGAATGATATTGTGACTAAGTTGGCTCGAGCG contains:
- a CDS encoding CorA family divalent cation transporter; translation: MNLTKIYSLIKGHRFDSYLSIFESDNPGEEYLNFLNIDLYHLNSLNKKVTFPSNKFNFEKANAPDQDFRIYIMDHDAKFDYFSFFEYKFSLHDLTLDDIGTGIGQAKYEEYDHYTFLSSFCPAQENDSFGGKVSLLLFKNFAFIMLPASLRTDIPDLITLIESGKDDIIENPVFFNLVVLDFFSQGYFSRLNNLTDQNSFIEEGIFRNKNIFDEIRAFREAVVFYKNKAMSLARLMDVMNREIGKDNTDVEKRLKSFKDHLSYAAEEYGVLKGSSADMLNLYLAYNSKKTNDVMNLLTLVTSIFIPLSFITGLYGMNFDPSVSPFNMPELKWKYGYFYVLGLLISIAILMIAIFIYRGWLTVKKEGNE
- a CDS encoding mechanosensitive ion channel family protein, yielding MNRILICLFLVIWSQLSFSQGESELLQTLSTINSELSDIEQNLSKLKEIDQQALDIKIKLSDYILSLGKENESGAMSKAKIELVKFEADFKLWDSEASNIYERAQELSVSIAQIEDVVNKSNSKSVKRTYKKYVKQNKYQLEVVKSHREFIEQSKKDVESWKAVVQNKLNKSFNTDLFNWQGQRTIGELKRHPSELIQQTTDFITQSYSLRFKDYTEENIKDLVFYLFFSLLITFLILKGGDFLREYFLKEDHSHSEISRLRPILEMLFESKKTLANSVFSLLFLWSISSTNAIAINFFFGVAFAVGFVIAWNTLGKKLLILISEQIFENDNRPKVSVLVDLQVVVLIIIKTLKVSLTAEDIYITLIESILTFSISVRLVKNIYAMISEKDRSVKTFTFLSFIKYSTLLFAALVLVGSSLSLLGFLNGGVALLGFTLSNVGYITLGAFAYYVLNTKVESALEKRRTNLSRTNFLKFLKSSTPAVIVAIIFVLFFQSIYSTLFVFGDFFGATIFKVGEYRFTVDMPVKILFAVYVMRFLYLFVVYVIESFLLSVLKIEHKYFPNIVTVIRYSCILIFVSVLASLLGMTYKNIVILASALGVGIGFGLQNIVNNFVSGVILIFEQPIRVGDVIEVNEQLARVKHIGIRSVVVETLDNSSVIIPNSDILSNKLTNWTLTNNIVALKCSVGVAYGSDIDLVRKILLQCAYEEIDVLNDPEPNVWFEEFADSSLNFVLKCWVSKPFESNPIRSRLLTHIDAAFREHKISIPFPQRDVHIIKENSFS
- the rimK gene encoding 30S ribosomal protein S6--L-glutamate ligase — its product is MKICILSQSAALVSTRRLIEEAEARGHEVEVIDPLRCYMNISSRKPEVHYKGRILNEFDAVIPRIGASITFYGAAVLRQFEMGGTYVLNSSVALLKSRDKLKSLQHMSKYDIGMPVSCFAHSTQATEDLIDSVGGAPLIIKVLEGTQGKGVVLAESKKAAESVIDMLRGLDVHFLVQQYIAESKGADVRCFVIKDKVVATMKRQGVDGEFRSNLHCGGVAEKTKISPDERATAIKAAKVMGLKVAGVDLIRSNNGPLVLEVNSSPGLEGIEKTTGKNVAGLIIEHIEKEVELKKAAGEKK